A DNA window from Argopecten irradians isolate NY chromosome 10, Ai_NY, whole genome shotgun sequence contains the following coding sequences:
- the LOC138333758 gene encoding photoreceptor-specific nuclear receptor-like — protein sequence MSPSRSPPAILVSHSPSPTLSVSANTPSISMSCPLSPGMGPMKRSSPGLVCVVCGDTSSGKHYGILACNGCSGFFKRSVRRKLIYRCQAGTGMCVVDKAHRNQCQACRLKKCMNMGMNKDAVQNERQPRNTAQIRHDQLMGDAEHPLCHNTATVSATHPAFSPAANHRFASGLMTAENNAKIEQEDGVHEETIDVTSVDHETSAPCQQTTTYHEAAIFNPGQETMYECSARLLFMAVRWARNLPSFANLPFRDQVILLEEAWSELFLLCAIQWSMPMEASPLLATQDHMHNAPTNGKTGFSDIRILREVFARFKSVQVDPAEFACLKAIALFKPETRGLKDPIQVENLQDQAQIMLGQHIRAHHPTQPIRFGRLLLMLPALKFVLPDKVEKIFFGRTIGNTPMEKLLCDMFKS from the exons ATGTCTCCTTCACGCTCGCCCCCAGCCATTCTGGTGTCACACTCCCCATCCCCAACGCTCTCTGTGTCAGCCAACACCCCTTCCATCAGTATGAGCTGCCCCTTGAGCCCAGGTATGGGACCGATGAAGAGAAGCTCCCCCGGGCTGGTTTGTGTGGTTTGTGGAGACACCTCAAGTGGAAAGCATTACGGGATCCTGGCGTGTAACGGTTGTAGCGGATTCTTCAAACGTAGTGTCAGGCGCAaattgatatacag gTGCCAGGCAGGAACGGGAATGTGTGTTGTAGACAAAGCCCATAGAAATCAGTGTCAGGCTTGTCGGCTTAAGAAATGTATGAATATGGGTATGAACAAGGATG CTGTACAGAATGAACGTCAGCCCCGAAACACAGCCCAGATTCGACACGACCAGCTCATGGGTGACGCCGAACATCCACTGTGTCACAATACAGCGACGGTGTCCGCTACACATCCGGCTTTCAGTCCCGCAGCAAATCACAGATTTGCTTCCGGTTTAATGACGGCGGAAAATAATGCAAAGATCGAACAAGAAGATGGag TACACGAAGAGACTATTGACGTCACGAGCGTGGACCACGAGACGTCTGCCCCTTGTCAACAGACCACAACTTACCACGAGGCAGCTATATTTAACCCTGGACAGGAGACAATGTACGAATGTTCAGCAAGGCTTCTCTTTATGGCTGTACGCTGGGCACGGAATCTTCCTTCTTTTGCGAACCTTCCGTTTCGCGACCAG GTTATTCTCCTCGAAGAGGCGTGGAGCGAATTATTCCTTCTATGTGCTATTCAGTGGTCAATGCCAATGGAAGCCTCGCCACTATTGGCTACACAGGATCACATGCACAACGCACCAACCAATGGGAAAACAGGTTTCTCAGACATTCGGATTCTTCGTGAAGTCTTTGCAAGATTCAAATCAGTTCAAGTAGATCCAGCGGAATTCGCTTGTCTTAAAGCAATAGCATTGTTTAAACCAG AGACGCGGGGACTTAAAGATCCGATACAAGTGGAGAATTTACAGGACCAGGCACAAATAATGCTTGGGCAACACATCCGGGCACATCATCCCACACAACCAATCAG ATTTGGACGCTTGCTCCTGATGTTGCCAGCCCTGAAATTCGTCTTACCAGATAAAGTGGAGAAAATCTTTTTCGGTCGAACAATAGGGAATACACCAATGGAGAAACTCTTATGCGACATGTTTAAAAGTTAA
- the LOC138333760 gene encoding acetylserotonin O-methyltransferase-like codes for MDSPCFNTDMLQSDQAANVIVDIIAGATRYKIMQQCLEAGVFDNLESHGEPCTADVFAKKHNYEPKLTVKLLDTLVSFKLLEKHITNKGQSTYKNTPGTSKYLTRSRKPTLIGLSMMESSFILPLLDKFPTFLQAGQPNLDMNKNNIETDNGKLPPESAKVQPKALTKPQLIENNTKPQMPDKMPNNLPKMNNVMPNAMPCMPVMPEMMPAKMPEGVIPSAIDMKKKPLIDNNAMAGMMHVKMMSAYDGFSGPCTTALARAFDLSTHREAVDLGGGSGQISFELSREYPNMEITVFDLPQVSQMAEKLQPASTKDRVSFKSGNFLEDDIPSGDLYILSHIVHMWNSQSLDQILTKVYASLPAGGSMLVLEKVLNEDRDGPEMAITNDLLMTIMSKGQERTATEYQNIFAKYGFINFQVRTLEGTNYFDAMLMKKPF; via the exons ATGGATTCACCATGTTTTAACACAGATATGCTGCAATCGGACCAAGCAGCTAATGTCATTGTTGATATTATCGCCGGCGCAACACGCTACAAG ATTATGCAACAATGTTTGGAGGCGGGTGTGTTTGATAATCTAGAATCTCACGGGGAACCCTGCACTGCAGATGTGTTTGCCAAGAAGCATAATTATGAACCAAAACTTACCGTAAAACTACTCGATACATTGGTTAGCTTCAAACTCCTCGAGAAACATATCACCAACAAAG GTCAATCCACATATAAGAACACACCAGGGACCTCCAAATACCTAACACGGTCACGGAAGCCAACACTGATAGGACTTTCCATGATGGAGAGTAGCTTCATTCTTCCGTTACTAGATAAATTCCCAACTTTCCTCCAAGCTG GTCAACCAAATCTCGATATGAACAAGAACAACATCGAAACTGATAATGGTAAACTACCACCGGAATCAGCTAAAGTGCAACCAAAAGCTCTGACTAAACCCCAACTCATAGAGAACAACACAAAACCACAGATGCCTGACAAAATGCCAAATAACTTACCAAAAATGAACAACGTGATGCCAAACGCTATGCCATGTATGCCTGTGATGCCTGAAATGATGCCTGCAAAGATGCCAGAAGGTGTCATACCTTCCGCGATCGACATGAAGAAAAAACCTCTTATAGACAATAACGCCATGGCGGGCATGATGCATGTGAAGATGATGAGCGCGTATGATGGATTTTCAGGACCATGCACGACTGCCCTGGCGCGAGCATTTGACCTCAGCACGCACAGAGAAGCAGTAGACCTTGGAG GTGGATCAGGCCAAATCTCATTTGAACTCTCGCGAGAGTATCCAAATATGGAAATAACGGTATTTGATCTCCCACAAGTCTCACAGATGGCAGAAAAACTTCAGCCTGCTAGCACCAAGGACAGGGTCTCCTTTAAATCAG GAAATTTCTTAGAAGATGACATCCCTTCAGGAGATCTTTATATCCTGAGTCACATCGTCCACATGTGGAATTCACAGTCCCTCGACCAAATACTCACAAAAGTCTACGCCAGTTTGCCAGCCG GTGGTAGCATGCTTGTCCTTGAGAAAGTGCTTAATGAAGATAGAGATGGACCAGAAATGGCAATCACTAACGACCTGCTTATGACAATCATGTCAAAAGGCCAGGAAAGAACAGCGACAGaatatcagaatatatttgCCAAATATGGTTTCATCAATTTCCAAGTAAGGACTTTGGAAGGAACGAACTATTTTGACGCAATGCTCATGAAGAAGCCATTTTGA